From Paenibacillus sp. V4I7, one genomic window encodes:
- a CDS encoding helix-turn-helix domain-containing protein, producing MLPYVKELLRNKKRNNRSVFIGMLISNILLLLLPLVIGFVLYAKVEQIMIHNASRSNLAMLEQLRLTMDNHFKEVDQLAQQIIFNPKLDLLVNNESSGDNTYNEIEFIRNYLKPYQKIDSGFIKDFYVYFKGSDSILSPSIRTDSKTFYDHYYKYEDMNYEQWIKGLLQSYHNMQYLPTAKLLRDGGMGMMNNLDRTPINVITYVQSLPAREISDIRGSLVVLIDERQIKDRLKQIEAANQSALYIVNDKQKVILSTSEEYKLSGDFYAKLTSGTGLFDYSLNGKDMMISYTTTGQAGWKYISVMPKDLYMKPVNAIKMTAFWLFVLCLVAGAGFAYLAAYRNYSPVKHMVNAIMQSKRTQNRPLGDEYEFIRESIVGSLVEEQQLRGILTQQAPVIRANFLSRLIRGHVDFSQNNSEESLGFMNISPFIYNSYAVLVIQVDDASRFTDDRSEKQWALIRFIISNISTELVNESCMGYAVDLDRDRLAVLINLDNDRHEQAATDVKFIASSLKEVIETRFKLILTVAVSNVHDSLEGIGEGYVEALAALDYKMIKGQSVIICFDDIKEVERHYHYPIETEVQLMNLVKSGDYDSVEKLLDTIYELNFSSNQLTPELGTCIFFNMVSTLLKIMNATNAGYEAMEEEGAFDPIKQLQGCHTAQEMHAKTKRFYERLTGLLQSERSDHSDQLLSDIKRFIHCQRTDPNLGLALIADHCGKTPQYLSTFFKKASGENITDYIAKIRIDQAKMLMENKALTNLQIAQMVGYSNDLAFIRVFKKTEGVTPGKYRESL from the coding sequence ATGCTGCCTTATGTAAAAGAGCTCCTTAGAAACAAAAAACGGAATAACCGCAGTGTGTTTATTGGCATGCTTATTTCCAATATACTCCTACTGCTGCTGCCTCTCGTGATCGGATTCGTTCTGTATGCGAAGGTGGAGCAAATCATGATCCACAACGCCAGTCGCTCCAATTTAGCCATGTTGGAACAGCTTCGGTTAACGATGGACAATCACTTTAAAGAAGTTGACCAATTAGCCCAACAAATCATATTTAACCCGAAGCTTGATTTGTTGGTGAACAACGAAAGCTCGGGGGACAACACGTATAATGAAATCGAATTTATACGTAATTATCTAAAACCTTATCAGAAAATAGACAGCGGATTTATCAAAGACTTTTACGTGTACTTTAAAGGCAGCGACTCCATCCTCTCGCCTTCCATTCGAACAGATTCCAAAACCTTTTATGATCATTATTACAAATATGAAGACATGAATTACGAGCAGTGGATTAAGGGGCTGCTGCAAAGCTATCACAACATGCAATATCTCCCAACCGCAAAGCTTCTGCGTGACGGCGGCATGGGCATGATGAACAATCTAGACAGAACGCCGATCAACGTTATCACATACGTGCAGTCGCTACCCGCCCGCGAAATTTCAGATATCCGAGGCAGTCTAGTTGTGCTCATCGACGAGCGCCAGATTAAAGATAGGCTAAAACAGATCGAGGCAGCCAACCAAAGCGCTCTATATATTGTCAATGATAAACAAAAAGTGATCTTGAGCACCTCTGAGGAATATAAGCTATCAGGTGATTTCTATGCCAAATTGACGAGCGGGACAGGTTTGTTCGACTATTCGTTAAATGGGAAAGACATGATGATTTCCTATACGACCACGGGTCAGGCGGGATGGAAATATATCTCGGTGATGCCGAAGGATTTGTATATGAAGCCGGTTAATGCCATTAAGATGACTGCGTTTTGGCTCTTTGTCTTGTGCCTCGTAGCGGGAGCCGGATTCGCTTATTTGGCTGCCTACCGAAATTACAGCCCGGTCAAACATATGGTCAATGCTATTATGCAAAGCAAACGGACACAGAATCGCCCTCTGGGAGATGAATATGAATTTATTCGCGAATCCATTGTAGGCTCGCTTGTTGAAGAACAACAGCTGCGGGGCATTCTCACTCAACAGGCTCCTGTCATACGAGCTAATTTCCTATCCCGTTTGATTCGAGGACATGTCGATTTCAGCCAGAATAATTCGGAGGAATCGCTCGGATTCATGAACATATCACCATTTATATACAACTCTTATGCGGTTCTTGTCATCCAAGTGGACGATGCATCCCGGTTTACCGACGACCGGTCCGAAAAGCAATGGGCACTCATTCGGTTTATCATTTCCAACATCAGCACAGAACTGGTCAACGAAAGCTGCATGGGATACGCCGTCGATCTGGACCGTGACCGGTTGGCGGTGCTGATTAACCTTGATAATGATCGGCACGAGCAAGCTGCCACTGACGTCAAGTTCATTGCCAGCTCGCTTAAGGAGGTCATCGAAACCCGGTTCAAGCTCATTCTTACAGTGGCTGTCAGTAACGTTCATGATAGTCTCGAGGGGATCGGCGAAGGCTATGTAGAGGCTCTGGCAGCGCTAGATTACAAAATGATCAAGGGCCAAAGCGTGATCATTTGCTTCGATGACATCAAGGAAGTGGAGCGGCACTATCATTATCCGATCGAAACGGAAGTACAACTGATGAACCTGGTAAAGAGCGGCGATTATGATAGTGTGGAGAAGCTGCTCGACACCATTTACGAACTCAATTTCTCATCGAATCAATTGACGCCTGAACTTGGAACTTGTATTTTTTTCAACATGGTAAGTACACTGCTGAAAATTATGAATGCCACGAATGCCGGTTACGAAGCGATGGAGGAGGAAGGAGCTTTCGATCCGATCAAGCAGCTGCAGGGTTGCCATACAGCTCAGGAGATGCACGCCAAGACGAAGCGGTTTTACGAGCGTCTTACTGGGCTGCTGCAGTCTGAACGAAGTGATCACAGCGATCAGCTGCTATCTGACATCAAGCGATTTATCCACTGTCAACGCACGGATCCAAATCTCGGTCTCGCATTGATTGCCGACCACTGCGGGAAAACGCCACAGTATCTCTCCACCTTTTTCAAAAAAGCAAGCGGGGAAAATATAACGGACTATATTGCAAAAATCCGCATCGATCAGGCCAAAATGCTGATGGAAAACAAAGCATTAACCAATCTACAAATTGCGCAAATGGTCGGCTATTCGAACGATTTGGCTTTTATACGTGTATTCAAAAAAACCGAAGGCGTCACGCCAGGGAAATACCGTGAGAGCCTGTGA
- a CDS encoding carbohydrate ABC transporter permease has translation MRISTSERVFGGFNALLMVILCFITMYPFLYVLFASLSDPASVAKHRGLLLIPLGFTLDAYKAVLDNPMISTGYRNTIFYVVAGTALNLFMTALGAYALSRRNVYFKDFFMFAIVFTMVFHGGLIPTYLVVGNLGLLNTPWALIVPGAISTFNLIIMRTAFQQVPISLEESARMDGANDFTILFRVIIPLSMPVIAVMILWYTVGHWNSYFSALIYLRDRELYPLQLILREILVNNNTDSMMTGASTLDKMDVGETIKYATIIVSTLPILVLYPFLQKYFVKGVMIGAIKE, from the coding sequence ATGAGAATCAGTACAAGTGAAAGGGTATTCGGCGGTTTCAATGCCCTGTTGATGGTTATTCTTTGTTTTATTACGATGTATCCTTTTCTTTATGTCCTATTCGCTTCACTCAGCGATCCCGCGAGTGTTGCTAAACACCGGGGATTACTGCTTATCCCGCTCGGCTTCACGCTGGACGCGTATAAAGCGGTTTTAGATAACCCTATGATCAGCACAGGATATCGAAATACGATATTTTACGTAGTTGCTGGGACGGCGCTCAACTTGTTTATGACGGCATTGGGTGCCTACGCTCTTTCTAGAAGAAATGTGTATTTCAAGGATTTTTTCATGTTTGCGATCGTCTTCACGATGGTGTTTCACGGCGGCTTGATTCCGACTTACTTAGTCGTTGGCAACTTGGGCCTGCTGAACACACCTTGGGCTTTAATCGTCCCGGGTGCCATCAGCACCTTTAACCTGATTATTATGCGTACCGCCTTTCAGCAGGTGCCGATCAGCCTAGAGGAATCGGCGAGAATGGATGGTGCGAATGATTTCACGATTTTATTCCGTGTGATTATCCCGCTATCCATGCCGGTTATCGCAGTTATGATTCTGTGGTATACCGTTGGTCACTGGAATTCCTATTTCAGCGCATTAATCTATTTGCGTGATCGCGAGCTGTATCCGCTCCAACTGATTCTGCGGGAGATCTTGGTCAACAACAACACGGACAGCATGATGACCGGGGCATCTACGCTGGACAAAATGGATGTGGGGGAAACGATTAAGTACGCCACGATCATTGTCTCCACGCTGCCCATCCTGGTTCTCTACCCCTTTCTGCAAAAGTATTTCGTCAAAGGGGTTATGATCGGAGCCATTAAAGAATGA
- a CDS encoding sugar ABC transporter permease: MAMMENELPVRNRAKSYEKESKLAFIIKDLNRNKFIYIMLLPVLAYYGIFHYGPMYGLQIAFKDFSPALGIWGSEWVGFQHFTEFFNGFYFWRLIKNTLLINIYELLFAFPAAIVLALLLNEIRSNMFKRVVQTISYLPHFISIVVVVGMMVDFLARDGLINQLLVMFGFESIAFLRQPEWFRFLFISSGIWQGIGWGSIIYLAAMATIDPTLYEAAKMDGAGRWKQTLHITLPGIMPTIVILLIMNMGSMLSVGSEKVLLMYNASTYSTADVISTYVYRKGILEASYSYTAAVGLFNSVISFILIVSANSISKRVSENKLW, encoded by the coding sequence ATGGCGATGATGGAGAATGAGCTTCCCGTTCGTAACCGGGCAAAGTCCTATGAGAAGGAAAGCAAATTAGCGTTTATTATAAAGGACCTAAATCGAAATAAGTTCATTTATATCATGCTGCTGCCGGTACTTGCCTATTATGGCATCTTTCACTATGGCCCTATGTATGGACTGCAGATCGCATTCAAGGATTTCAGCCCAGCCCTCGGAATCTGGGGGAGCGAATGGGTCGGATTTCAGCATTTCACCGAATTTTTCAATGGATTTTATTTCTGGAGGCTTATCAAAAATACACTGCTGATCAACATCTATGAGCTCCTGTTTGCCTTCCCTGCTGCGATTGTTCTGGCATTACTTCTGAATGAGATTCGCAGCAATATGTTCAAAAGGGTTGTTCAGACCATTTCGTATTTGCCACACTTTATATCCATTGTTGTTGTAGTGGGAATGATGGTTGACTTTCTCGCCCGCGATGGTCTGATTAATCAATTGCTCGTCATGTTTGGTTTTGAGTCTATCGCGTTCCTACGCCAGCCGGAATGGTTCCGTTTTCTCTTCATTTCCTCGGGCATCTGGCAAGGGATCGGTTGGGGATCGATCATTTATTTGGCAGCAATGGCCACCATCGATCCCACCCTATACGAAGCGGCCAAAATGGATGGGGCCGGAAGGTGGAAACAGACTCTGCACATTACACTTCCCGGCATTATGCCAACGATTGTCATTTTGCTGATCATGAATATGGGTTCAATGCTAAGCGTGGGCAGTGAAAAAGTGCTGTTAATGTACAATGCATCAACCTATTCCACCGCTGATGTCATTTCTACTTATGTTTATCGTAAAGGGATTTTGGAGGCGAGCTACAGCTATACCGCCGCAGTCGGCTTGTTTAACTCGGTCATCTCCTTCATCTTAATCGTTAGCGCCAATAGCATTAGCAAACGCGTTAGCGAAAATAAGCTTTGGTGA
- a CDS encoding extracellular solute-binding protein, whose translation MFKAKPAKVGTAALSVTLALSVVSGCVPGSNKASQNSAPKASEAASKLTSLSYWSAFNPSAAATMKSYSEMEAYKEMERITGTKVEFQHPPQGATAEKEQFNLMLTSGSLPDVIEYNWNTYPGGPEKAIKDNRIIKLNDYIDKYAPNYKKAIASNPEWKKQVTTDDGSIIGFHFIRGDRSLQVFKGPIIRQDWLDKLGLKQPTTIDEWYTVLKAFKEKDPNGNGKADEIPLLLTLSELKNSHAFIGAYGVPNNFYREGNTVKYGPIEPNYKEFLTTMSKWYKEGLIDKDFAATDAKLLDAKVTGNQLGALIGNAGGGLGKYMTLMSPKDKNFKLAGVPYPVLKAGDKPLYGHLDAPVPGKSAAITTSNKNIVETVKWLDMGYSEQGHMLFNFGKEGVSYKLENGYPKYTDIITKNPEGMPMSQAMAKHNRATWDGIMVQDKRYSEQYQSQIPEQLESIKVWSLPTNEKEMPPVTPNKDESTRYAAVMTDINTYRDEMYNKFVMGAEPLENFDKYVKTLKSMGIDDAIKIQQAALERYNKR comes from the coding sequence TTGTTCAAGGCAAAACCTGCTAAAGTAGGCACAGCAGCGTTATCGGTAACTCTAGCACTATCCGTAGTATCCGGGTGTGTGCCGGGAAGTAACAAAGCCAGCCAGAATTCAGCTCCCAAAGCGAGCGAAGCGGCGTCTAAATTGACTTCATTATCTTATTGGTCGGCATTTAACCCATCGGCTGCGGCTACAATGAAGAGCTACAGTGAAATGGAAGCTTATAAAGAAATGGAGCGGATTACCGGGACCAAGGTAGAATTCCAGCATCCCCCTCAGGGCGCGACAGCAGAGAAGGAGCAATTCAATCTGATGCTTACGTCCGGAAGTCTTCCGGATGTGATCGAATACAATTGGAACACGTACCCGGGTGGACCGGAGAAAGCGATCAAGGACAATCGGATTATCAAGCTGAACGACTACATTGACAAATACGCTCCTAATTACAAAAAAGCGATCGCTTCCAATCCGGAATGGAAAAAGCAAGTTACCACGGATGACGGCAGTATTATCGGGTTTCACTTTATTCGTGGCGACCGTTCTTTGCAGGTATTCAAAGGACCTATTATTCGGCAGGACTGGCTGGATAAATTGGGGCTGAAGCAGCCTACTACAATTGACGAGTGGTACACCGTGTTGAAAGCGTTTAAGGAGAAGGATCCGAACGGAAATGGTAAAGCAGATGAAATCCCCCTTCTCTTAACTCTCTCCGAGTTGAAGAATTCTCATGCGTTCATTGGAGCTTACGGCGTGCCAAACAACTTTTATAGGGAAGGAAATACAGTTAAATACGGTCCTATTGAACCGAACTACAAAGAATTTTTGACTACCATGAGCAAATGGTACAAAGAAGGCCTGATTGATAAAGATTTTGCAGCAACCGACGCTAAGCTGCTTGACGCCAAAGTCACTGGTAACCAACTCGGTGCTTTGATTGGAAACGCAGGCGGAGGTCTGGGTAAATATATGACCCTGATGTCCCCGAAGGATAAAAACTTTAAGCTGGCGGGTGTGCCGTATCCCGTGCTGAAAGCCGGCGACAAGCCGCTTTATGGACACCTGGATGCTCCGGTACCGGGTAAATCTGCTGCGATCACGACAAGCAATAAGAATATTGTGGAAACTGTGAAATGGCTGGATATGGGCTACAGTGAACAAGGACATATGCTCTTTAATTTCGGTAAAGAAGGCGTAAGCTACAAACTGGAGAACGGCTACCCGAAATATACGGACATCATTACGAAAAATCCTGAAGGCATGCCAATGAGTCAGGCTATGGCTAAGCATAACCGAGCTACCTGGGATGGAATCATGGTACAAGATAAGCGTTATTCCGAGCAGTATCAAAGCCAAATTCCGGAGCAATTGGAGTCCATCAAGGTATGGTCGCTGCCAACCAACGAGAAGGAAATGCCTCCGGTTACTCCAAATAAAGATGAAAGCACGAGATATGCGGCAGTTATGACGGACATCAATACGTACAGAGATGAGATGTACAACAAGTTTGTTATGGGTGCCGAACCTCTAGAGAACTTTGATAAATATGTAAAAACACTGAAAAGCATGGGGATTGACGATGCCATCAAAATTCAGCAGGCTGCGCTCGAAAGATACAACAAGAGATAA
- a CDS encoding extracellular solute-binding protein: protein MLKKYNKAMLLTVAACLSVSSLVACSSKNTTTGGSTSPASTTAAVATTTGPKPELRSLQIWQQEDYNTYPVAKFLEQKTGYKVKYDMLPQDKPQDKMNILIASGEPYDVITSVGGTDFKALYADYAKKGALVDLGPLIDKFGPNIKSAVDPEALEAAKVDGKLYAIPTKSIPTTSSSLYIRQDWLDKVGMKTPTTLDELVAVLKAFKEKDPGGNADKNIPLTVRGDAPFIDNIVGAFGMPNFWNNVNGKLTPRIQDPAYKDYVNFAQDLFKQGLIDKEFAANKDATAKEKFTSGRAGIIMLNWSDVPVIIDALVKNVPTAKANYLPALKGKDGKIGLSANQGFDRISFIPKASKHPEDAIKWMNAKLEKDTFKGMAIGEENKHFTFKDGAYTPIQPIFTDERNRANNFLMGTDDKNYPTYWQARVRKDLRLFEAWKFMNVTEANVRVLDPLGFAPYLPEFSKNFQQLNVMVGDYTTKLLFGAEPLSGLDAFIAKYKSSGGDASVKEVNDWYATAKK, encoded by the coding sequence ATGCTCAAAAAGTATAACAAAGCCATGCTTCTAACGGTTGCAGCATGCTTGTCCGTTTCGTCTCTTGTCGCCTGCTCTTCCAAAAATACGACCACAGGCGGCAGTACATCTCCAGCTAGCACAACAGCGGCAGTTGCGACAACTACTGGACCGAAGCCAGAGTTAAGATCGTTGCAAATTTGGCAGCAAGAGGATTACAATACGTATCCGGTAGCTAAGTTTCTAGAACAGAAAACGGGCTACAAAGTGAAATATGATATGCTACCCCAAGATAAGCCCCAAGATAAAATGAACATTCTCATTGCCTCCGGAGAGCCTTATGATGTGATCACTTCAGTCGGTGGGACGGATTTCAAAGCATTATATGCAGACTATGCGAAAAAGGGCGCTTTAGTAGATTTAGGGCCGCTGATCGATAAATTTGGACCCAACATTAAATCAGCTGTAGACCCCGAAGCTCTGGAAGCCGCTAAAGTGGACGGAAAATTGTACGCGATCCCTACCAAAAGTATCCCGACCACCTCTAGCAGCTTATATATTCGGCAGGATTGGCTTGACAAAGTAGGAATGAAAACGCCTACTACGTTAGATGAATTGGTTGCTGTTCTCAAAGCTTTCAAAGAGAAGGACCCAGGTGGAAACGCCGATAAAAATATTCCATTAACGGTGAGAGGTGATGCACCTTTCATTGATAACATTGTCGGAGCCTTCGGTATGCCGAACTTCTGGAATAATGTGAATGGTAAGCTGACGCCACGGATTCAAGATCCTGCTTACAAAGATTACGTAAATTTTGCCCAAGATCTCTTTAAACAAGGCTTGATTGATAAAGAGTTTGCCGCCAATAAAGATGCTACCGCTAAAGAAAAATTCACAAGCGGAAGAGCAGGAATCATTATGCTGAACTGGTCTGATGTGCCTGTTATTATAGATGCATTAGTAAAAAACGTACCTACAGCTAAGGCGAACTATCTTCCAGCATTAAAAGGCAAGGATGGCAAAATAGGCCTATCTGCAAACCAAGGCTTTGACCGTATCTCCTTCATTCCTAAAGCATCCAAGCATCCTGAGGATGCCATCAAATGGATGAACGCTAAACTTGAAAAGGATACGTTTAAAGGGATGGCCATTGGTGAAGAGAATAAGCACTTTACGTTCAAGGATGGCGCGTATACACCGATTCAACCTATCTTTACAGATGAGCGCAATAGAGCGAATAATTTCTTAATGGGCACTGATGACAAAAATTATCCGACTTATTGGCAAGCACGTGTGCGTAAGGATTTACGCTTGTTTGAAGCCTGGAAGTTTATGAATGTGACGGAAGCAAATGTAAGAGTGCTTGATCCATTGGGCTTTGCTCCTTACTTGCCAGAGTTCTCGAAAAACTTCCAACAGTTGAACGTGATGGTGGGAGACTATACAACGAAGCTGCTTTTCGGCGCTGAGCCATTAAGCGGTTTGGACGCATTCATCGCTAAATATAAATCGTCTGGCGGAGATGCAAGTGTTAAAGAAGTCAACGATTGGTATGCGACTGCAAAGAAATAA
- a CDS encoding carbohydrate ABC transporter permease, which translates to MHKKTLSDWSLDFCIYLVLLLCGLATLLPLANILSKAVSDESSVVSGKVGIFPVGFQLETMKYVVSSSQFLHSIGISLLITVVGTVLAILVTAITAYPLSKRHLPGISFIMLLFIFTMMFNGGIIPNYLLMKQLHLINSLWSLMLPALISVFNMLVIKSYYESLPEALEESAKMDGARNFTILFRIILPLSVPVIATIALFYAVYFWNDYFHPMLYINDAGLKPLQLYLRDIVLNADSSNALNKSTDDLMNTSPEGVRSATVIASIIPMLLVYPYLQKHFVKGVLIGSVKG; encoded by the coding sequence ATGCATAAAAAAACGCTTAGTGATTGGTCATTAGACTTCTGCATTTATCTTGTACTGCTACTTTGCGGCTTAGCCACACTGCTGCCACTAGCCAATATTCTTTCCAAAGCCGTTAGTGATGAATCGTCTGTGGTTTCTGGTAAGGTAGGGATTTTTCCAGTAGGCTTCCAGCTAGAAACGATGAAATATGTGGTGTCCTCCAGCCAATTTCTTCACTCGATAGGAATTTCGCTGCTCATTACAGTTGTAGGTACAGTGCTTGCAATTCTGGTAACTGCAATAACGGCTTATCCATTGTCCAAAAGGCATCTTCCAGGTATTTCATTTATTATGCTGCTGTTTATTTTCACGATGATGTTTAACGGCGGTATTATTCCAAATTACTTGCTAATGAAACAGCTGCATTTAATTAATAGCTTATGGTCGTTAATGCTTCCTGCCCTCATTAGTGTATTCAATATGCTTGTGATCAAAAGCTACTATGAATCCTTGCCTGAGGCTCTTGAAGAATCTGCCAAAATGGATGGCGCTCGTAACTTTACGATTCTATTTCGTATCATTCTCCCGTTAAGTGTACCCGTTATAGCAACGATTGCTCTTTTCTATGCGGTTTACTTCTGGAACGACTATTTTCACCCGATGCTCTATATTAATGACGCAGGGCTTAAGCCTTTGCAGTTATATTTACGCGACATTGTTTTGAATGCCGACAGTTCCAATGCTTTGAACAAAAGTACGGACGACTTGATGAATACATCACCTGAGGGGGTTCGTTCCGCAACCGTAATTGCCTCGATTATTCCGATGCTACTCGTCTATCCTTATTTGCAAAAGCATTTTGTTAAAGGCGTACTCATTGGCTCTGTGAAAGGGTAA
- a CDS encoding sugar ABC transporter permease has translation MSVTLTELERKKAHAKPKTRGSGRWKLILTNYDLYLLLVPGLLVLFLFKYAPMYGIIIAFQDFNIFDGFAGSKWVGLDQFEKLVHSEEFYQVFVNTLLISVYKIVLLFPIPIIIALFLNEVRKAFFKKTIQTIIFLPHFLSWVIISGLFINILSPSGGLVNNMIQWFGGTPISFFLDNQFFRSVVVFTAGWKESGWNAIIFIAAIAGIEQEQYEAASIDGAGRIRQMLHITLPGILPTIILILILRMGYLLEAGTEQILTMYNSVVYQSGDVIGTFVYRQGLGQQDYSFSTAVGLFNSLVGFILIVAGNELSKKLIKRSIW, from the coding sequence ATGAGTGTTACGCTAACAGAGCTTGAACGAAAAAAAGCTCACGCCAAGCCCAAAACAAGAGGTAGTGGCCGTTGGAAGCTAATTCTAACCAATTATGATTTATACCTGTTATTAGTGCCGGGATTGTTAGTTCTGTTTTTATTCAAATATGCGCCTATGTATGGGATTATTATCGCTTTTCAAGATTTTAACATTTTTGATGGTTTTGCCGGAAGTAAATGGGTGGGGCTGGATCAATTCGAGAAGCTCGTACATTCCGAAGAGTTTTATCAGGTTTTCGTGAATACCTTACTGATCAGCGTTTACAAGATTGTGCTTCTTTTTCCGATACCGATCATCATCGCGCTTTTCTTGAATGAGGTTCGAAAGGCCTTTTTCAAGAAGACGATTCAAACGATTATTTTTCTACCGCATTTCTTATCGTGGGTGATTATTTCAGGGTTGTTTATTAATATCTTGTCCCCATCAGGCGGTCTAGTGAACAATATGATTCAGTGGTTCGGTGGGACGCCAATTTCCTTCTTTCTGGACAACCAGTTCTTCCGAAGTGTAGTGGTATTTACAGCAGGTTGGAAGGAATCAGGCTGGAATGCGATTATCTTTATCGCAGCTATTGCAGGTATTGAGCAAGAGCAATATGAAGCCGCTTCTATTGACGGAGCAGGACGTATTAGACAAATGCTCCACATTACCTTGCCAGGTATTTTGCCAACGATCATTCTCATCTTAATTTTACGCATGGGGTACTTGCTTGAAGCGGGTACGGAGCAAATTTTGACCATGTACAATTCTGTCGTGTATCAGTCCGGCGACGTCATCGGTACATTCGTTTATCGTCAAGGTCTTGGTCAACAGGATTATAGCTTTAGTACAGCGGTCGGGTTGTTCAACTCCCTCGTTGGGTTCATCCTGATCGTAGCAGGTAATGAACTTAGCAAAAAACTAATCAAGCGAAGTATATGGTAG